One Fontisphaera persica DNA window includes the following coding sequences:
- a CDS encoding glycoside hydrolase family 127 protein produces MSALDQPLMTITHHTLCSLLAALAAASLALPARAAEPATAAALPPLTQVRLLDGPFANAVQINRAYLLALEPDRLLAPMLREAGLPPRARPYGNWESGGLDGHTAGHYLSALATMMAAGADTPDGELRRRLAYMVAEMERCQAASGNGYLGGVPGSRELWQAIGEGRVEVIHRKWVPWYNLHKTYAGLRDAWLLASNAQARVVLTRLGDWCVDLIAKLSDDQMQRMLAQEHGGMNEVLADLYVLTGDKKYLQAAQRFCHQAVLEPLKRKEDRLTGLHANTQIPKVTGLARLAMITGDSQAETGARFFWEDVTQKRTVAFGGNSVSEHFNDPRNFGGMIEHREGPETCNTYNMLRLTEHLFALRPEAAYADYYERALYNHILASIHPERPGYVYFTPIRPQHYRVYSQPSQCFWCCVGTGMENPGRYGTFIYALATNALYVNLFIASQVNLPSWGLTLRQETAFPDEPRTRLTLNLKQPAEFTLYVRHPAWLAGPALAVRVNGQPTTLSSQPSSYAALRRSWRDGDQVEIALPMRTTVERLPDGSDWVALLHGPIVLASPAGTNDLRGLYANDSRMGHVASGPLVPLDRVPVLLTTAHELPQHVIPDTAAGPLRFRLTKVVEPPAPDGLPLLPFFRLHDQRYQMYWQLTTREALAARREKLAAEERAKARREASTLDFVAVGEQQSEVEHDFAGERVATGLHNGRRWRHGEWFQYSLATRGEKAVELSVTYWGGDQGRTFDILANGERLATETLNNNQPGQFFEKRYRIPDALLARTTNGRVVIRFAAKPGALAGGVFDVRLMKPESP; encoded by the coding sequence TTGTCGGCACTCGACCAACCACTCATGACGATAACCCATCACACCCTTTGCAGCCTCCTCGCCGCCCTGGCCGCCGCCAGCCTCGCCCTGCCGGCCCGGGCGGCAGAACCCGCCACTGCCGCGGCCCTGCCGCCATTGACCCAAGTGCGGCTGCTGGACGGCCCATTTGCCAACGCCGTCCAAATCAACCGCGCTTATCTGCTGGCACTGGAGCCGGACCGCTTGCTGGCGCCGATGCTGCGCGAAGCGGGCCTGCCCCCGCGCGCGCGCCCCTACGGGAATTGGGAAAGCGGTGGCCTGGACGGCCACACCGCCGGGCATTACCTCTCGGCACTGGCCACCATGATGGCCGCCGGCGCCGACACGCCGGATGGGGAATTGCGCCGACGCCTGGCCTACATGGTGGCCGAAATGGAACGCTGCCAGGCCGCCTCCGGCAACGGCTACCTGGGCGGCGTGCCGGGCAGCCGCGAACTGTGGCAGGCCATTGGCGAGGGGCGCGTGGAGGTCATCCATCGCAAATGGGTGCCCTGGTACAACCTGCATAAAACTTATGCCGGCCTGCGCGATGCCTGGCTGCTGGCCAGCAACGCCCAAGCCCGTGTCGTCCTCACCCGCCTGGGCGATTGGTGCGTGGACCTCATCGCCAAACTCAGCGATGACCAAATGCAGCGCATGCTGGCGCAGGAGCACGGCGGCATGAACGAAGTGCTGGCCGACTTGTATGTCCTCACTGGCGACAAAAAATACCTGCAGGCGGCGCAACGGTTTTGCCATCAGGCCGTCCTGGAGCCGCTGAAACGCAAGGAAGACCGCTTGACCGGCCTGCATGCCAACACCCAGATTCCCAAAGTCACCGGCCTGGCCCGCCTGGCCATGATTACCGGAGACTCCCAGGCCGAAACCGGCGCGCGGTTTTTCTGGGAAGATGTCACCCAAAAACGCACGGTTGCCTTCGGCGGCAACAGCGTTTCCGAGCACTTCAACGACCCCCGCAACTTTGGCGGCATGATTGAACACCGCGAAGGCCCCGAGACCTGCAACACCTACAACATGCTCCGGCTGACCGAGCATTTGTTTGCCCTGCGCCCCGAGGCGGCCTATGCCGATTACTACGAGCGGGCGTTATACAACCATATCCTGGCCTCCATTCATCCGGAGCGGCCGGGCTACGTTTATTTTACGCCCATCCGCCCCCAGCATTACCGCGTTTATTCGCAGCCGTCGCAGTGCTTCTGGTGTTGTGTGGGCACCGGCATGGAAAACCCCGGCCGCTACGGCACGTTCATTTATGCCCTCGCCACCAACGCCCTGTACGTGAATCTCTTCATCGCCTCCCAAGTCAATCTGCCCTCCTGGGGGCTAACCCTCCGCCAGGAAACTGCCTTCCCGGACGAACCCCGCACCCGCCTGACCCTGAACCTTAAGCAGCCGGCCGAATTCACCCTTTATGTGCGGCATCCCGCCTGGCTGGCCGGCCCGGCCCTCGCCGTGCGCGTCAACGGCCAGCCCACCACGCTTTCTTCCCAACCTTCCTCTTATGCCGCCCTCCGCCGCTCCTGGCGCGACGGCGACCAGGTGGAAATTGCCCTGCCCATGCGCACCACGGTGGAGCGCCTGCCTGATGGTTCAGACTGGGTGGCCTTGTTGCACGGACCCATCGTGCTGGCCTCCCCGGCGGGCACTAATGATTTGCGTGGTTTATACGCCAATGACAGCCGCATGGGCCACGTGGCCAGCGGCCCGCTGGTGCCTCTGGACCGTGTCCCCGTCCTCCTCACCACCGCCCACGAGCTGCCCCAGCATGTTATCCCTGACACCGCCGCCGGCCCGTTGCGATTCCGCCTGACCAAAGTGGTCGAGCCGCCCGCGCCCGACGGCCTGCCCCTCCTGCCGTTTTTCCGGCTGCACGACCAGCGCTATCAGATGTACTGGCAATTGACCACCCGCGAAGCTTTGGCGGCGCGGCGCGAAAAACTGGCCGCCGAGGAGCGCGCCAAGGCCCGGCGCGAAGCCAGCACGCTGGATTTCGTGGCCGTCGGCGAGCAGCAATCCGAAGTGGAGCACGACTTTGCCGGCGAACGCGTCGCCACCGGCCTTCACAACGGCCGGCGTTGGCGCCACGGTGAATGGTTTCAATACTCCCTGGCCACCCGCGGCGAGAAAGCCGTTGAATTGTCCGTCACCTACTGGGGCGGCGACCAGGGCCGCACCTTCGACATTCTGGCCAACGGTGAACGCCTGGCCACCGAAACCCTGAACAACAACCAACCGGGCCAGTTCTTTGAGAAACGCTATCGCATTCCCGATGCGCTGCTGGCCAGGACCACCAATGGCCGCGTGGTCATCCGGTTTGCCGCCAAACCCGGCGCGCTGGCCGGCGGCGTGTTTGATGTGCGTTTGATGAAACCAGAATCTCCGTAA